Proteins co-encoded in one Bacteroidota bacterium genomic window:
- a CDS encoding DUF2723 domain-containing protein — protein sequence MKNYQKINTLVGWFTFAIAAFVYLSTMEPTASFWDCGEYIATSFKLEVGHPPGAPLFNLMGRFFTLFAGDISSKAMMVNSMSALASAFTILFLFWTITAFAKKIALKTGELTDSKMLAIMGSGLVGALAYTFSDSFWFSAVEGEVYASSSFFTAIVFWAILKWESVADEPHSERWIVLIAYLMGLSIGVHLLNLLAIPAITFVYYYKKFTPTRKGFILTGLLSVVLLVLIQNGIIPKVVSFSAKTELLFVNTFGLPFNSGTLFFFALLIGGIVWGLNYTNKKNKPIANTIILCFTVILIGYSSFFTLIIRSQANTPMDENNPENAVTLLAYLNREQYGDWPIGYGQYFNAPLDPANPYSDGNPVYTKDEAKGEYVITDDRKSSVPNYDPAFCTPFPRMWSSQGNHVSGYKSWTDFKGTPVRTTNMRGEAETIMKPTFGENMSYFFKYQIGHMFVRYFMWNFSGRQNDVQGHGSILKGNWISGIPFIDNGRIGSQTHVSESWKNNKARNTFYMLPFLLGAIGLIFHIRKDTQDALVVGLLFFFTGLAIVIYLNQSPYQPRERDYAYVGAFYAFAIWIGLGVFAIYDLISKKVSGQGAAVGATIIGLLAAPTLMAKDGWDDHSRAHRYTARDFAFNYLNSCAPNAILFTNGDNDTFPLWYAQEVEGMRTDVRVVNLSLAQTDWYIDQMRRKAYDSDPVPMTLTANQVRQGTRDYVPIYKNPNMGIDTSKYYNIKDLIKFIASENPDDKVEMQSGQLFSYLPTNKVFIPVDSAQVLADGTVPKELAAGVSKGITWNIRKNYILKNDLVIFDILATNNWKRPVYFAVTVGDDAYMNLEQYFQLEGLAYRVIPARFPQPMDGQSGRVNTELMYKNVMEKFVWGGMDKSDIYMDENNIRMTMNLRNNFARLADQLMAEGKKEQAVKALDKCMEVMPEKIIAYNFFMMPVAEAYYKTGEVEKANKLVKRLATIYKDDLNYYYSLRPALSATIDQEKQQALSVISRLMMMTKNYKQDALSKELEGDFAKLQSKYGV from the coding sequence ATGAAGAATTATCAAAAAATTAATACGCTTGTTGGCTGGTTTACCTTTGCTATTGCTGCTTTTGTTTACTTAAGCACCATGGAACCAACTGCCAGTTTCTGGGATTGTGGTGAATATATCGCCACCTCGTTTAAACTTGAAGTGGGTCACCCTCCCGGGGCTCCCTTATTTAATTTGATGGGACGTTTTTTTACCCTTTTTGCCGGCGATATCAGTAGCAAGGCAATGATGGTAAACAGCATGTCGGCTTTGGCAAGTGCATTTACCATTTTATTTTTGTTTTGGACGATAACTGCCTTTGCTAAAAAAATAGCTTTGAAAACAGGTGAATTAACCGATTCTAAAATGCTGGCCATTATGGGTAGCGGATTAGTTGGAGCTTTAGCTTATACATTTTCAGATTCTTTCTGGTTTTCGGCCGTTGAAGGAGAGGTGTATGCATCTTCATCTTTTTTCACAGCCATCGTTTTTTGGGCCATTTTAAAATGGGAAAGTGTTGCCGATGAGCCGCATTCAGAACGTTGGATTGTATTAATTGCCTATTTAATGGGATTGAGTATTGGAGTGCATTTACTTAATTTATTAGCTATTCCGGCAATTACCTTTGTTTACTACTACAAAAAATTTACTCCAACACGCAAAGGTTTCATTCTTACCGGTTTGTTGAGTGTGGTGTTGTTGGTGTTGATACAAAATGGAATTATTCCAAAGGTGGTAAGCTTTTCGGCTAAAACCGAGTTGTTGTTTGTAAATACTTTTGGATTGCCTTTCAACAGTGGAACGCTTTTCTTTTTTGCTTTGTTAATTGGTGGAATTGTTTGGGGATTAAATTATACCAACAAAAAAAACAAACCCATTGCCAACACAATTATTCTTTGCTTTACTGTGATTTTAATTGGATACTCTTCCTTTTTCACTTTGATTATTCGCTCACAAGCAAATACACCAATGGATGAAAACAACCCTGAAAACGCGGTTACCTTATTAGCCTATTTAAATCGTGAACAATATGGCGATTGGCCAATAGGTTATGGACAATACTTTAATGCTCCGCTTGACCCTGCTAATCCTTACAGCGATGGAAATCCGGTTTACACAAAAGACGAAGCAAAAGGCGAATACGTTATTACCGACGATCGCAAAAGTTCAGTTCCGAATTATGATCCTGCTTTTTGTACACCTTTCCCACGTATGTGGAGCAGTCAAGGCAATCACGTTTCGGGGTACAAAAGCTGGACTGATTTTAAAGGAACACCTGTGCGAACTACCAATATGCGCGGTGAAGCCGAAACCATTATGAAACCTACTTTTGGTGAAAACATGTCATACTTTTTTAAGTATCAAATAGGACATATGTTTGTGCGTTATTTTATGTGGAATTTTAGTGGTCGACAAAACGATGTACAAGGCCATGGAAGTATACTGAAAGGAAATTGGATTAGTGGTATTCCGTTTATTGATAACGGAAGAATTGGTTCTCAAACCCATGTTTCAGAATCGTGGAAAAACAACAAAGCCCGCAATACTTTTTATATGTTGCCCTTTTTATTAGGGGCTATAGGTTTGATCTTTCACATCCGTAAAGACACACAGGATGCATTGGTAGTAGGACTATTGTTTTTCTTTACAGGATTGGCCATTGTAATTTATTTGAATCAATCGCCTTATCAACCGCGTGAACGAGATTACGCATACGTTGGTGCATTTTATGCTTTTGCAATTTGGATTGGATTAGGCGTGTTTGCCATTTATGATTTGATAAGCAAAAAAGTTTCAGGGCAAGGTGCTGCAGTAGGTGCAACTATTATTGGATTATTGGCCGCTCCAACTTTGATGGCAAAAGATGGTTGGGACGATCACAGCCGCGCACACCGTTATACTGCACGCGATTTTGCTTTCAATTATTTAAACTCCTGTGCCCCTAATGCTATACTATTTACCAACGGCGATAACGATACATTCCCTTTGTGGTACGCCCAAGAAGTAGAAGGCATGAGAACCGATGTGCGCGTGGTAAATTTAAGTCTTGCTCAAACTGATTGGTACATCGATCAAATGCGTCGCAAAGCTTATGACTCAGACCCTGTGCCGATGACGCTTACTGCAAACCAAGTGCGTCAAGGTACACGCGATTATGTGCCTATTTATAAAAATCCAAACATGGGTATTGATACTTCCAAATACTACAACATTAAGGATTTGATAAAATTCATTGCCAGCGAAAATCCGGATGATAAAGTGGAAATGCAATCTGGTCAGTTGTTTAGTTATTTACCAACCAACAAAGTATTTATTCCGGTTGATTCTGCGCAGGTTTTAGCCGATGGAACAGTTCCAAAAGAATTGGCTGCAGGAGTTTCAAAAGGTATTACCTGGAACATTCGTAAAAATTATATACTTAAAAACGACTTGGTTATTTTCGATATTTTGGCCACCAACAATTGGAAACGACCAGTGTATTTTGCAGTTACTGTGGGTGATGATGCATACATGAATTTGGAACAATATTTTCAGTTAGAAGGTTTGGCTTACCGTGTAATTCCTGCTCGTTTTCCTCAACCTATGGATGGACAATCAGGACGCGTTAATACCGAGTTGATGTATAAAAATGTGATGGAGAAATTTGTGTGGGGAGGAATGGATAAGAGCGATATTTACATGGATGAGAACAACATTCGCATGACCATGAATTTACGCAATAATTTTGCCCGACTTGCCGACCAGTTAATGGCAGAAGGTAAAAAAGAACAGGCAGTTAAAGCACTTGATAAATGCATGGAAGTAATGCCAGAAAAGATTATTGCTTACAACTTTTTTATGATGCCGGTAGCTGAAGCCTATTACAAAACAGGTGAAGTAGAAAAAGCGAATAAGCTTGTAAAGCGATTAGCGACTATTTACAAAGATGATTTAAACTATTATTATTCATTGCGTCCGGCACTTTCAGCAACTATTGATCAAGAAAAACAACAGGCATTGAGTGTTATTTCACGTTTAATGATGATGACAAAAAATTACAAGCAAGATGCCTTATCAAAAGAATTAGAAGGTGATTTTGCTAAGTTGCAAAGTAAGTACGGAGTTTAA
- a CDS encoding fasciclin domain-containing protein encodes MKNSSKLIIGGFSILLFAACNSSSDQPAASPENTTESTAPLTGQSGVQDETSEKNVVQIAVGSKDHTTLVAAVKAGELVDALSNAGPFTVFAPTNAAFDKLPAGTVDGLLKPEAKESLQDILQYHVSVGVYNTDQLTDGQSLGQVNGGNITISVKDGKTMINGKATILASIKASNGVVHVIDEVLLPPSPAK; translated from the coding sequence ATGAAAAACAGTTCTAAATTAATTATCGGCGGATTCAGCATATTACTTTTTGCAGCATGCAATTCGTCTAGTGATCAACCTGCTGCTAGTCCTGAAAACACTACTGAATCGACAGCCCCATTAACAGGTCAATCGGGTGTTCAAGATGAAACCTCTGAAAAAAATGTTGTGCAAATTGCGGTGGGTAGTAAAGATCATACAACCTTGGTTGCAGCAGTAAAGGCAGGTGAATTAGTGGATGCGCTTAGCAATGCAGGACCTTTTACGGTTTTTGCTCCAACCAATGCTGCTTTTGATAAGTTACCTGCAGGCACCGTAGATGGTTTGCTTAAACCGGAAGCCAAAGAATCGTTGCAAGATATTTTACAATACCATGTTAGTGTTGGAGTATACAATACTGATCAACTAACTGATGGGCAATCGTTAGGACAGGTTAATGGTGGAAATATTACCATTTCAGTTAAAGATGGCAAAACAATGATAAATGGAAAGGCAACAATTTTGGCTTCTATTAAAGCTAGTAACGGTGTAGTACATGTTATTGATGAAGTGTTGTTACCACCTTCTCCTGCAAAGTAA